CGTACTGCAGCACAAAGCCACGCTTGCGCAACGCCTCTTCGGTACCTGCAGCCTCAGCGGCGTTGCGACAGGTCCCGACCGGGACCCCAGCTGCGATCAAGGCATCAAGTTGATCGTTGTACTCGGTGACCACAGCGTCGCCGTCACTGCCATTGAGCGCCGCCTGTGCCGGGCCAAAACAATAGATCTCCAGTTCAACGTGCTGATCTGCGGCCACCTGGCGCACCCTTTCGGCGACATGCGATCCTGCTGACAACGAATCTGGGTCCCCATGGAATAGATGAACAACGACTTTAGCCATGAGCTATTTCCCTTCTTTCATGCGATCTTGACTCGCCTACCGTAGCGCCATCGTGGTCCCAACAAGCAGATGGAACTCCTCAATGGTCTGTGGTGCCTCGCATACCATCGGGACCACCGCCACGCGACCACCTGCGCGCCGGGCGACTTCCTGGAGTATCTCTGTCTCACGCATCGCCCTGGCCCGAAGGATCGGGTCGGTGACCTTGGCCGCCAAAAGACTCTGATTCACGATCCAGGCCTTGGGGTGAATACCGGCACGCTCAAGGTCCTCCTGGAGTGAGGCCGCTTCATGCACGGGCGTAGCCTCAGGTAGGGTCACTACCAAAACCGACGTGTACGTAGGATCGGTCAGTCGCGCAAGCAACTGCATCACCTCAGGTGACGCCTCACCACCCTGGCGGGCTACCTCACGGTGATAGGTCTGCGCTGAGTCCAACAGGAGTACCGTATGGCCGGTTGGCGCGGTATCGGCGACCACAAAGTGATCGCTGGCATGGGCAACAATACGAGCAAAGGCACCAAAGACGGCGATCTCCTCGGTGCACGGTGAGCGCAGATCCTCCTTGAGGACTGCGAGTGCGTCACCTTCGAGGTCAGCGCCGGCCTTGGCAAGCACCTCTGCGGTATAGGAGCGTGTCACTACTTCAGGATCGATACGACCGACATGCAGTCGTTCGGCGACACTTTGGCCCGCATCAGCAAGTACCGCTCCCAGATGGTCAGCTGGATCGGTAGTTGTTAGTTCAACCTCATGACCCCGACGAGCGAGTTCGAGGGCGACCGCAACCGCGAGGGTTGTCTTGCCAACCCCACCCTTGCCCATCGTCAGTACAAGCCCATTGCCCCGATGCGCCAACTCGTCAATCAACTCGTCAAAGCCGAGCTCCTCCGGTATCGTCGCCTCGCTCGGGTGGGGAGCTCCCGGCCCGACGCCACTGACAAAGGCCCGCAGGCCACTGATTCCATTCAAGCTGAAATCGACGAGAGCAACCTCATCACGCTCAATCGCAGCCAAGGCCGGGGGGAGATCTCGCACGAGCACGCGCGAACGGGCGGCCATGGCGTCAGCGAGGGGATCGCCCTCACCAGTTGCGACAAACATCCCGTTGAGTACGAGACGTTGGTGCGCAATACCTAAAGCGCCAAGCTCCTGTGCCGCTCTCGCTGCCTCATCGATCGCGATGGGGTCAGGTCTCGCCACCAAGACCAGCACGGTCTGTGCGCTATCGGCTAGGGTGGCTACCGCCTGACGATAGCGATCCTGCTGATTGCCCAGGCCGGCCAACGGCCCAATGCAGGAGGTCCCGAGGGTATTGGTATCGATAAAGTCGCTCCAAGCTCCCGGCAAGGCCAGGAGCCGTAACGTATGGCCGGTTGGTGCGGTATCGAAGAGGACATGGTCGTACTGCTCGGTTGCACGAGGCTCGGCCAGCAACGAGGTGAACTCATCGAAGGCAGCGATCTCAACCGTACACGCCCCTGATAGTTGTTCCTCAATGCTCCTAACGGCGGAGTCAGGAAGAAGCCCCCGGTACGGACCGACGACGCGCTCTCGGTAGGCCGCTGCGCTCGCAACGGGATCGATATTCATCGCGTCCAAGCCAGGGAGTACGCCACGAGGGGTCGATCCAAGTGTCGTCTCGAGCACCTCATCAAGGTTCGAAGCCGGATCTGTCGAGACCAACAGTACCCGTCGCCCCTGATCGGCCAAGGCCACCGCGGTCGCCGCCGCTGTTGAAGTCTTGCCGACACCGCCCTTCCCGGTGAAGAAGAGAAAGCGTGGGGGCGCGCTCAATAAGCCAGAGAGGATCGCTGGTCGGTTAGCCACAACAACCGGATCCGTTCGGTTCCGTTCCTTGGGCACTCTTTGCGCCCATCTGCACGAGCGTCGAATCGGCCCCACCACAACAGCCAGCATCCGTTGCATCACTTACCTCAGCCTGCACCGTAGCCGTCGGACCCTGCCCGGAGAGGGCACGGAGCGACCAAGTGATCAACTCATCGCGCGTCGGATAGCGTCCATAGGAGAGCAGCTCCCCGGCGACAACGACTGCCGGTAATGCCCCCTCACCCTCCTTGGCGAGCAACGCTTGGATCACGGAGTTCTCCACAAAACTGCCGGGCTCCTGTGAGAGGTTGTATCGAACGACCGTCACCCCTTGACCACCAAGCCAGGTGAGGTCAGCTGCAAAAGTCGATAGTGCCGGGTCAACACTTGGCCCACAGACACCTGTCGAACAGCACATTGCGGGATCAAAAACCTCAACGATTGCCACTACTGCTACCTCCTCCATCACCAGCCCACGATCTCGATGACGTGAAGTACATCGCTTATCGTCGAACAACGATCAGTTTAGCACAATCGCCGCAGCAGCAAGCCATCGAGGGAAGACCGACCCAACGACGTCATTCATCAACGTAATGCACAGGCAAGAAGCC
This sequence is a window from Ferrimicrobium sp.. Protein-coding genes within it:
- the arsD gene encoding arsenite efflux transporter metallochaperone ArsD produces the protein MAIVEVFDPAMCCSTGVCGPSVDPALSTFAADLTWLGGQGVTVVRYNLSQEPGSFVENSVIQALLAKEGEGALPAVVVAGELLSYGRYPTRDELITWSLRALSGQGPTATVQAEVSDATDAGCCGGADSTLVQMGAKSAQGTEPNGSGCCG
- the arsA gene encoding arsenical pump-driving ATPase encodes the protein MANRPAILSGLLSAPPRFLFFTGKGGVGKTSTAAATAVALADQGRRVLLVSTDPASNLDEVLETTLGSTPRGVLPGLDAMNIDPVASAAAYRERVVGPYRGLLPDSAVRSIEEQLSGACTVEIAAFDEFTSLLAEPRATEQYDHVLFDTAPTGHTLRLLALPGAWSDFIDTNTLGTSCIGPLAGLGNQQDRYRQAVATLADSAQTVLVLVARPDPIAIDEAARAAQELGALGIAHQRLVLNGMFVATGEGDPLADAMAARSRVLVRDLPPALAAIERDEVALVDFSLNGISGLRAFVSGVGPGAPHPSEATIPEELGFDELIDELAHRGNGLVLTMGKGGVGKTTLAVAVALELARRGHEVELTTTDPADHLGAVLADAGQSVAERLHVGRIDPEVVTRSYTAEVLAKAGADLEGDALAVLKEDLRSPCTEEIAVFGAFARIVAHASDHFVVADTAPTGHTVLLLDSAQTYHREVARQGGEASPEVMQLLARLTDPTYTSVLVVTLPEATPVHEAASLQEDLERAGIHPKAWIVNQSLLAAKVTDPILRARAMRETEILQEVARRAGGRVAVVPMVCEAPQTIEEFHLLVGTTMALR
- a CDS encoding DsrE family protein, encoding MAKVVVHLFHGDPDSLSAGSHVAERVRQVAADQHVELEIYCFGPAQAALNGSDGDAVVTEYNDQLDALIAAGVPVGTCRNAAEAAGTEEALRKRGFVLQYARDAFVRYALEGATVIGF